The Plasmodium vivax chromosome 13, whole genome shotgun sequence nucleotide sequence ctcctcttccacctgcttctcctcctccgcctgcttctcctcttccgTCAGCTTCTCCTGCACGCCTCCACCCCCGAGTGCCTGGTAAATTAACTTCCTCTTATGTTTCAAGTCtaacttttttccttccgcaTTTCCACCCTGCGACGTCGAATCGGCTGTCCtgtttttcataaaattgggGTCCCCTTCATCTGGGTTTTCCCCAAACAGAGTTTTGTTGTTCCCCAAAAGGTTCGCTAAAAATGTgtgtcttccccttttggctagctttTCCTTCAACTTCAGTTTCGTCCTTTCTAAGATTCCTTCATTTGCCTCATAAAATTTGGAgggttcatttttctccatGGAtctttttatacatttttttttcttctttaggctatttttttttaaaatggtatTGTGCGTAGTAGATTTACACCTCTGGTAgatgcttttctttttgtattttgGTCTCCCCCATTTGAGAAAGGCATCACTTTGGTCTacgttcttcttcatcttttcatttatgtgAAGGATGGTTTTGGTGTGTTCTTTTGGAAAAGGTCCTTGTCCATTTGGGGAGCCTTCGCCAGACCCTCCCCGTTGTCTTTCCGCAGCTTTCCTATCCTccccacttcccccctcacTGCACTCGTACCCATCGGGGTCACTCCGATAACCAGTGACTGCTTCGAAAAAGCGCTCCGCGAAATAGGCATACTCGTTAAAGCCGCTGTCACTCTTGGAGGTTGATAGCCTTCTGAGGATGGTgtttctttccctttccacCTTGGGCCTTCCATACAATGCccagttgtttttttttttttccttcttcttctgtttcTTTAAGTAGTCATTGAGGCAGTCGTTAATTTCGCTGTCCTGCCGGGGCGCCGGTTCCTTCTTCCTGCCCCCTTCGCATGCTTCTCCTCTTTGGCCCGCTTCTCCCCGTTCgtctctttccttttctgcgtTCTGGCCACCCTTCCTCCGCGTTGTGCCCTGGTTCGCCGCGCTCCCTTCGTTGGCCGCGCGCTGTGCTCCCTTCTGCGCCCCCTCACTTTTGGTTCCTTCTCCGCTGGCgcccttcttcacctccacTTCGACTCGGGCGCTTTCCTCTGCTACCTCTTCCACATCTGCCACTTCTGCAacctcttccacctcttccacttctgccacttcttccacctcttccacctcttccacttctcccaCCTCTTCCACCTCTGCCACTTCTCCcacctcttccacttctcccaCCTCTGCCCTGGCGCCCCCGTCCGACGCATCGGCCAGCAGGGccattttcctcctctccagCATCTGCAGCTCTAACTCTTCcaactcctttttcttgCGAGCGTTTTCTATTTCCAGTTCGAGCAGTTCCTTCTCTTTCCGTTTCTTCTCAATTTCGGTGTCTACGTCTTCCCTTTCAGAGTGTCCGCCTTTTGGGGCACCTCCCCCTTCGGGCGGCACTTCCCTCactgcttccctttttggagCAACTCTCTCTTGGTTTATCACTCCCTCATCGTCCGAgccaaaattgaaaatgtcaAATAGGGACTTATCTGGAACGTAATTATTTATCGCCACGAACAGGTCGTTCACCACGTCGTTTTGTGTGggttttccctccccctgtTGAGTACCTTTCTGGGGATGGTCCCGACTCCGTTTCTCTTTTGTATCATGCCCCTCCTTAACTTCCCCTGCCAACGATTCCATTGCGGGGTTGTCCATCCCCTGCGCCTCTCTCCTCTCCAAGGTAAccgttttcccccttttgcggaTGATCtcattcttcattttgatcAGCTcaattttgtctttttttatttttttttttttctcacttatGAAACTTTCATAAGAAAAATCGCTATCCCTGATTTCGGACATGGGTccacttttattttcttcctttaattttaccACATTTTCTTGTTCATATTCTTGGAAGAGAAATTCCACCTTGTCGTATGTTGAGCCGGACAAATCatcccttttcgttttttttttttttttttccttctcaaGCATGTAGTTTTCATATAGGGGGTTTAAAAACCAGGCGCTTGAGGTCCTTTTGTGCTTGAAGCTGTGTTTTGGCAAATTCACGTCGTAGGTTATTTTCCTGCCTTTCGTTTCGTGCTTCTTCGCCAGGCTCTCCAAAACGTCAAAGTCCTTTTGGTCGTACGATTCGTATATGTAGTAATACACGTTGTTGAGAATTTCGTTTTTGAAGGTGTTCAGTTGGTTTGTGTTGATGAGCTGGTCCAGGTTGAAGTTGTCCCCTTCGCAGTGGTCCTGGTTGGCGGCgtcccctttgccgctctcccctttgcagtcatcccctttgccgctctccCCTTTGCCGTTAtccgctttccccttttcgagttgccccccttttggcgccgcttcctcctctggCGCGCCGCCCTTCCCGTTGCGCCTACgtttggccttttttttcttcctcatgtTTTCCCTCTTTATCCTCTCGATTTCCCTTTTCAGCTTGTGTATGACTGCGCTGCTCTTGGACTTCTTGCCCCCCTCGGCTGTGTCCCCCTTCGcgcgcttccccttcttcttctccccttccgcggttccccccccttggctACTCCCTCCCTGTTCATTCACttgcttttgcttctttaactcttcgatatttttttccagctcattaatttttagcTCCATCTGGGAAATCAGCTCCTGGTTGTCTTTGCCCCCTTTCTGCACTTCCGCATCCTCATCCATCACATTTAAATTTAAGGAGGTATCTATGATGGTGTGAGTGACGTTCGAGTCTTCTCTTCCctcttcacatatttttaattcgtcGTAAAGgttatcataaaaatacatttgcTCCACTAGCTTATTCATTCCTTCTGTGTATTTCTTCAACTCGTTTTTGTTCCCCGCCCCGTTGTCTGCACTATCCCCATCGTTGCTGCAGAAGAACTGATCGTCGTCTTCGCATTTACGAAGAATATAGTTGAGGGTGAAGTCCTCGTCGTACTTCACCTTCCTCTGGTTAGTATACGCCACTAGGTTCGTCTCGTTAATGTTCTTTTCGCTTGGCCTGGCTCCCCCCTCGGCTGGGCCCCCGCCCGCGTTGCCGTACGTTTGGTAGTTCGCCCACTGGGGGTAGCTCGCAAAGTTGGCATAATTGGGGTGGCTCCCGTCGTTGGGGTAATTCCCGTAGTTGGGGTGGCTTCCATAGTTGGGATAACCCCCCATCTCGTTGCTCACCGGGAAATTGGCCGGTCCATTCATCAGACAGTTAGCCGACTCGCTCACCGGAAAATTGGCTGCGTAATTCATTTGATAGCTGGGGGGACCATACGGGTTATACCCCATCTGGTTGTCCAAGCCGTACGGAACTTGGCCGTTATTGGCATACCCCATTTGACCGTTCATGAAGTACCCCGCTTGGCCGTTATTGGCATACCCCATTTGACCGTTATTGAAGTACCCCGCTTGGCCATTATTCGCACACCCCACCTGGCCGCTATTCGCATACCCCGTTTGCCCATTCTCCGGGGGGCCGCTCCGCCGCCTCGGCTGGGCGTCCATGGCGACTTCCTCCGCGGGGTGGCTCTTGATGGACCCCTTCCTCGGGGGGtgcattttgtaattttctatCGGGTATGCCCCCGCCTTGCCATTGCCGTTGCCGCTGATGCCGTTGCCGCTGATACCGCTGTCACCGCTGCCCTTTGCGCAGGCCGCATCGAGGGCTTCCTTCAAATGGGCGATCCCTCCCCCGCCCTCGGCTACACCAACGTGCGGGCGCTCCTTTTCCCTATTGGCAAACTGATTCTGCATTGGCTCCGCTTTACTTGCATACGAATGCGCGGCtaccttcccatttttgcaatccATCACCTCCTTCTTCACTCCTTGGGAATTGTCCTTAGCATTTTTCTTATCCTCCAGTCCTATATTTAGCTTGTCCAGGATGGAAACCCGTTTGACACTCTTATCTAGCATGCACCTATCTGTGTAGTAggtcttttcctttttatttccgtCGCTGTCAAAATCGTCTAATTCTAATTCGTCTGCAAATTGCTCTTCATTGAATTCTGACTGGTCATCCCCATGGGtggttccttttcccccctcgccCTCAAAAGCCTTCGTAGCGTTATCACTACTATTGCTGTTATTCGTGTCCGCAACGTGGTGCTGTTCATTTGCCCCCTCGAGCACCTGCCCTTTTTCCGCCAACGCCTGTTCATCGTTGTTGGCCTGCGTGCTTTGCGCTTTGTAAGGGGGAGGAGCTTTGCTAGGTTTGCCCTTAATGTcgttcaaaatttttaccttatttTTTGGGATGTACTGATTATTTAGCTTCGTAGAATAGTTCTTGCTGCCGTGCTTCTGAATCCCCGAGCTTTTCTCCCTAGAGGAGATTTTATTTAGCATATTTCTTTTGTCGAAATAGGCCTTATCtttgatttttaatttggtGCAGAAGAAGGTAAATAGCGAGTGAACCTCCACACTCGCGTTGCAGGTTAAATGATTGATGAGATGTAAgtccctttccttttcgtacATCCAATTgggtttccattttttggtaGCTCTCTGAGAGTAAAGGTGttctttctcccctttgtcCTTCCAaatgttcccatttttttttgacgacGCGCATGTCGAATCGCTGTAAAAATTTGCCTCGTTGGAACTCTTCCTCGATGTGTCCCAGGAGTGCACGTATTTTGCTAACATCAGGATCAGCTTTGAAtggtttattttgtttttccaaaaaaggtTTTCTTTGCCTCCACTCCTTTTGGTTTCCTCGGCACATATGCTGCTTCGCCTCTGTGTCTTTCTCAAAACGAGGGTTTTCTTACCCTTTCGTTTTATTCCTTCCTTACAGTATGGGGTGACAGCTGCACTTTTTGGTGTGTCCCCTTTGGACCTTTCTGTCGAAGCGGTTGTCTCTCTGGTGCGATCTCTCCCGTGAAGGAGGGTCCACCTCCGCAGGGGTGCGAAGCCCCtgtgttttcctttcccttttctccttcttctgaTAAaacgccattttttaaaagcgcAGGTGTCCACTGGGGAGGCgcccattttggagaagtCCACCTTGACTGCTTCCACCCTGGCTGCTCCCAtcgcgccgctcccccttctcAATCACATTTACAAGAAAATGTCAAGCGgcgtcttcccccctgtCCACAGCTGCGCACATATGACCTTCACTCAACACGCGCAGAAATGTGTTAACCAGGGGGGCACTCAAACGGTTATACTTTTTCGAGAAATAATCTGAAGCAAGTGCGTTTGTAACTGACGGGTGGCTGctaaaaggcaaaaaaatgtatatccTCGCTTGGCCGTTTTGGCAACCGCCTGCTGAATTGTTGCCGTCTGTTAGCAAAATTGGggaggaatattttttttgccgctcgCCTGTCTTTCGCTGCGTTTCACACCATTGCGTtgcgttgtttttttttttttttttttttttacctcaaAAGTTGAGCTGTCCAAATGAAGCGGTTTTTAACCGTTGTTTAGCCGCTAATTAGCCGCctgcataaaaaaggaaatcgtCGAAATGGCAGAGCGCGCATTTTAACTTCGAAATGTTAACTTCGAAATGTTAACTTCGAAATGTTAACTGCGAAATGTTAACCGCGAAGTGATAACTGTGCCATGTGGCGCATGGGGCGAACATCAAAACCTTTTTAAGCGCTGCCCTCTCGCGAACGCGGCTGGGGAGCAACTGAAGAATCGAAAAAAGGCGTTGCCAAAaagtgaagcggtgaggtgCCGAAGTGGTGAGATGCCGCAGTGGCGAGGTGGCAAAACCGTAAAGCTGTGTCTGCGCTGCCGGGCACCCATCCACCCATGCATACGCGTATTCACCCTCTCACGCGCGCCACCGCGTATGCGTCGCCCCCTCGTCGCCCGCCTCCCCCTGCACACGGGAACAGTTTACAGCGAACTTTTGATGAACGGACAGGTGGTTCGCCAACTTGGCCTTTTTCACACTTAACACAAATgtagcttaaaaaaaaggaaaaaaaaaaaaaaaaagttccacGTTAAAGTAGACTTATCAtctgataaaaaaaaatatgtatatatatatatatatatatatatacaactTTGCAgaaataaattctttttttgttccttttcagCGTCCCATATGGACATCCGAATGAcgctttttttgtgcaaaccaggggaaaaaaagaaaaaattcggCCCACACAATGGAGTGAAAATGTTCACTTGGCATTAAACGTTTAATATGGCACACACGTACACATCCAAACAATGCTAATCCTTAATGTTTCGAGGGAGTGAATAGACTCCTCCCAGTTGCAGCGCAGCATGCCACCTTCCCGTCGTGGTTCTCACTACGTAGTAAAGTATGAGCAACGCGATTTTAGCATAACGCGTGAAAAACCCTTTTCgcgtagtttttttttccctcgttGAAATGACTACgctcaggaaaaaaaaaaaaatactcagCAACGTAGACAACGCTGTGCTATGGGGAAAGAGCGCGCCCCCACGGACAGTCGGGCCAAATCCCCACCTGTTACAAAACTGAGCAAGGTCGATttgtgcgaaaaaaaaaaaaaaattcaagcgggggaaagaaaaataccaCTTAAATGATTTGCCGTATGGAGGAAGTGCCAACCAGCGTTGACATGAAAAACCCCCCTTTGGAACAACTTAATTCCTCCTGCGCCTCAACagaaatgtggaaaaaatgaaaacgctATAACGACAGGCGTgtgctcacattttttttgcgctcttCAAATTAggagttataaaaaaaaaacacaaaatggatgcCTCACCTTTTGAGTAAGCGATTCTTCTAGCAGAAAAACGTCCCTGCGTTTATCGCCGCAGAGGGGGGTCTCCTTTCCTAAAGGAAAGCCCACATACGTTCGATCGaacaagaaagaaaaaaaaaaacagccccATGGGAGAAGGCCCAAATGTGCGTAAAAACACTTCTACATATGTGCCACGCCGTACAGATGTGCATGCAAACGGCGCCTTGCTTCGAACTTTTCACCCCTCTGATAACACTGATAATAAATACACCACTCGCAGGATGCACTGCCATTTgtagggcaaaaaaaaaacgcagtaCACCCCACCCCAGTGGTGCCACCAAAACAGCCTCAACTCACACAGCTACACACGATGAGGCGTTGCACTTTCGCGAAACTGGCCGAGTTAAGGAAACCCCTACTTATAAATTTCCCCCAAAGGACATACACACCAGtgttaaaaagaaggcaCGCACAATTCAGCACAATGAAAACGCCCACGTGTAACCATCTGATGGAGACGAACGAGCTGCACGAccttataaaaaacaaaagggagcaTCTGCTGTTTGACGCAAGTTGGTACAATATCAggcagggggaaaaagataaaaactCCGTTGATGACCACGATcaggcagaaaaaatagaaggaAGCATCTCCTTCAATTCGATAGTTACCTCCAATGAAAATcccaatttttcttttttcttcccaacACAAGAAGAGTTTTTCTGCAACTTAAGAAAGCTACTGGTGGAAAGTCCAGCagacataaaaataaaaaatacgttAGAAAACTTGCCTGTAATTTTTTACGAAAGggatgaaatattttatgcccCCAGAATTTGGCTCATGTTCAAATTGCATGGATTCCAAAACgtgcacattttaaatggCGGCTTGAATAAATGGCTCAACGAGGAAAGAGAGGTGATGGCAACAGGTGGCGACGCAGAGGGGGGTGGGCATCTTTCCCATAGTAACAAAATTGACCAAGTGGATAAACTGATAAAGGAACATGtagaaaagaacaaaaaaggaatacgTGAAAAATGGAGGAGTAGCATATACCATTATGAAGATATAGAAAACTTCATCCGCggaaggaagaaacaaaGTGATGACATGAGTCGCTTTATCCTGGTGGACACGAGGCCGAACAGCTCCTTTAGCGCGCTGCTGCCCattaatgaaaaggaaaaagtgcATAA carries:
- a CDS encoding hypothetical protein, conserved (encoded by transcript PVX_084350A); translation: MGAARVEAVKVDFSKMGASPVDTCAFKKWRFIRRRRKGKGKHRGFAPLRRWTLLHGRDRTRETTASTERSKGDTPKSAAVTPYCKEGIKRKGKKTLVLRKTQRRSSICAEETKRSGGKENLFWKNKINHSKLILMLAKYVHSWDTSRKSSNEANFYSDSTCASSKKNGNIWKDKGEKEHLYSQRATKKWKPNWMYEKERDLHLINHLTCNASVEVHSLFTFFCTKLKIKDKAYFDKRNMLNKISSREKSSGIQKHGSKNYSTKLNNQYIPKNKVKILNDIKGKPSKAPPPYKAQSTQANNDEQALAEKGQVLEGANEQHHVADTNNSNSSDNATKAFEGEGGKGTTHGDDQSEFNEEQFADELELDDFDSDGNKKEKTYYTDRCMLDKSVKRVSILDKLNIGLEDKKNAKDNSQGVKKEVMDCKNGKVAAHSYASKAEPMQNQFANREKERPHVGVAEGGGGIAHLKEALDAACAKGSGDSGISGNGISGNGNGKAGAYPIENYKMHPPRKGSIKSHPAEEVAMDAQPRRRSGPPENGQTGYANSGQVGCANNGQAGYFNNGQMGYANNGQAGYFMNGQMGYANNGQVPYGLDNQMGYNPYGPPSYQMNYAANFPVSESANCLMNGPANFPVSNEMGGYPNYGSHPNYGNYPNDGSHPNYANFASYPQWANYQTYGNAGGGPAEGGARPSEKNINETNLVAYTNQRKVKYDEDFTLNYILRKCEDDDQFFCSNDGDSADNGAGNKNELKKYTEGMNKLVEQMYFYDNLYDELKICEEGREDSNVTHTIIDTSLNLNVMDEDAEVQKGGKDNQELISQMELKINELEKNIEELKKQKQVNEQGGSSQGGGTAEGEKKKGKRAKGDTAEGGKKSKSSAVIHKLKREIERIKRENMRKKKKAKRRRNGKGGAPEEEAAPKGGQLEKGKADNGKGESGKGDDCKGESGKGDAANQDHCEGDNFNLDQLINTNQLNTFKNEILNNVYYYIYESYDQKDFDVLESLAKKHETKGRKITYDVNLPKHSFKHKRTSSAWFLNPLYENYMLEKEKKKKKTKRDDLSGSTYDKVEFLFQEYEQENVVKLKEENKSGPMSEIRDSDFSYESFISEKKKKIKKDKIELIKMKNEIIRKRGKTVTLERREAQGMDNPAMESLAGEVKEGHDTKEKRSRDHPQKGTQQGEGKPTQNDVVNDLFVAINNYVPDKSLFDIFNFGSDDEGVINQERVAPKREAVREVPPEGGGAPKGGHSEREDVDTEIEKKRKEKELLELEIENARKKKELEELELQMLERRKMALLADASDGGARAEVGEVEEVGEVAEVEEVGEVEEVEEVEEVAEVEEVEEVAEVADVEEVAEESARVEVEVKKGASGEGTKSEGAQKGAQRAANEGSAANQGTTRRKGGQNAEKERDERGEAGQRGEACEGGRKKEPAPRQDSEINDCLNDYLKKQKKKEKKKNNWALYGRPKVERERNTILRRLSTSKSDSGFNEYAYFAERFFEAVTGYRSDPDGYECSEGGSGEDRKAAERQRGGSGEGSPNGQGPFPKEHTKTILHINEKMKKNVDQSDAFLKWGRPKYKKKSIYQRCKSTTHNTILKKNSLKKKKKCIKRSMEKNEPSKFYEANEGILERTKLKLKEKLAKRGRHTFLANLLGNNKTLFGENPDEGDPNFMKNRTADSTSQGGNAEGKKLDLKHKRKLIYQALGGGGVQEKLTEEEKQAEEEKQVEEEKRMEEMKQLEEVRQLEDMKLLEEVKRAEEKKRMEERKLMEERKRMEERKRMEERKRVEEKKRAEEMKRMEEAKRMVEIKRLEEVRKLEEKKRVEEEKRLEEKKRLEERKRLEEVRQLEEKKRVEEEKRLEEKKRLEERKRLEEVRQLEEKKRVEEEKRMEERKRVEEAKRMEEAKRMEEAKRMEEAKRMEEAKRMEEAKRMEEAKRMEETKRMEEAKRMEEAKRMEETKRMEEAKRMEEAKRLEEKRLAQVKRKVELRRLQEKRPSEAKRGEQQMGGAKATEWQAKPGAVEITTGEEDKKTEKAQQKKDLFSNILKQIYTVTPLAYYRKEDKDKGEEKRREGGKDSDEMDGEVGRSPMEVDKEKDTERNNLLGEKNNLIIDGRGEHGEEVTTAYYNTDVGGDQTREEKHLPNLSCAKNYSIFEKMERQRKRSFRGKTAMNGHRGGSNKPGKRDLSKNAYVNNSLIISHVINRGKAEEQHVQRAQGGDSAGEQTDGEAPHGEEENHFDTRDDPIRITILDEEKKKKLLKMRNLNLKYSNVPEGNLCSVVGEGMSVSMPSKADDLFDVDEEDFFATETEDSFLKIDDEEASMGDIKTHVYRELYGGRGYGGGGKSNLGSSSLWEGDSPQGDSSPFYSAELKNLSSYDLYAKQISTDEGMWRNAKRLYRKNESASRSSEEVEPKDDLSKSSQDAYFDFEKKKILDIEEEYKRYANSISALSSDDSVFARRKIYYLDSLRSHYDDGSDPFTNYSFEKIDTHKRSYHRGGNLAPDEQHSGSDDEILARVMSNLNGLNKKIKSIEMSYHVGNGRGHMSAGVTEILRGRRSSRVRHVGSDYPSGDYTGGGYSDAHHDDLSSFSLYHSKTQPHINASENFQRAYSRQYI
- a CDS encoding hypothetical protein, conserved (encoded by transcript PVX_084355A); translation: MKTPTCNHLMETNELHDLIKNKREHLLFDASWYNIRQGEKDKNSVDDHDQAEKIEGSISFNSIVTSNENPNFSFFFPTQEEFFCNLRKLLVESPADIKIKNTLENLPVIFYERDEIFYAPRIWLMFKLHGFQNVHILNGGLNKWLNEEREVMATGGDAEGGGHLSHSNKIDQVDKLIKEHVEKNKKGIREKWRSSIYHYEDIENFIRGRKKQSDDMSRFILVDTRPNSSFSALLPINEKEKVHNFIPFSVNIPYHHFINSHDEKYKFFTFKNEAEIRKICDQYDLLNEEKTVISTCSKGISACVLLFLLHQLNKPLHQLALYYGSFVDYKFRKYALQ